The Camelus dromedarius isolate mCamDro1 chromosome 8, mCamDro1.pat, whole genome shotgun sequence DNA segment GCGAGGCCGGGCGTAGATGAAGAGGGAGGCCGAGTAGAAGATGACCACCACGGCCAGGTGCGAGGCGCAGGTGGAGAAAGCCTTGTGCCGGCCGGTGGCAGACGGGATGCGCAGCACTGCGCTGATGATGGCGGTGTAGGAGGAGACAGTGAGCAGCAGCGGCCCCAGCAGGATGAGCAGCGCCAGGAGGAAGTCCACGAGCTCCGCCACAGACATGTCGGAGCATGCCAGGTTCAGCAGTGGGGACACATCGCAGAAGAAGTGGTTCATGACGTTGGGGCCGCAGTAGCCCAGGCGCGAGATGAAGAAGACCTTTCCCACGGAGATGGCGAAGCCCGAGAGCCAAGAGCCTGTGGCCAGGAGGCTGCAGAGGCGGGGGCTCATGATGGCCGGGTAGCGCAGGGGGctgcagatggccacgtagcggtcgTAGGCCATGACGCCCAGGAGCGCGCACTCGGTGCAGGCCAGCGCTAGGAAGAAGTACAGCTGTGCCATGCAGCCCGCGAAGGAGATGCGGCGGAACTCGGGCGCCACCAGGCTGAGCAGCAACTTGGGCACCGTGACGGAGACGTACCACACCTCCAGGAAGGACAGGTTGCCGAGGAAGACGTACATGGGCTTGTGCAGTAGAGGGCTGACACGGATCACCGCGATGATGAGCACGTTCTCCGTGACGGTCAGCAGGTAGACCGGCAGGAACAGCACCAGCAGGCCCACGTGGAGTCTCAGCGAGCCCGGGAAGCCCACCAGGATGAACTCGGTCACTTCCGAGTGGTTGCCACCTGCAGACATGCTGTGCGCTGCCCCACCTGGGGGCGGGGATGCGTGGGTTGGATGCCCGCCCCCCGCCGCGGTGTCAGCTGAGCTCCCGGCGCAGGAGGGGTCCTGGTCCCTGTCTGCATCCCCCAGTGCCGCCCAGGGCCTGGTCCCCGGCACCACGAGTTTCCCACCGGGCACTCCCACGGGTGGGAGCTGGGCAGACCTGGGCTTTGTCTGCTGCGGGCCCGCCCGCCAGGCCTGGCTGCAGGTGTTAGACTAAGCCGTTACATTGTAGGGAATATGAGCAGGGTCCCATGAGAATACCTCAGAGGCCAACCTGGGGACCTGCAAACAAGCTGCAGCAGGGTGGGCGGGAGAGGCCATGGCCAAGGTCGCCCAGGTCAGGGGCAGTGGGCAGGTGAGCCTGGGCCAGTGGGAAGAGCCCTGCCTGGAGCCAGGCTCCTGTTGACTTCGCGGGTAAACGGCAGGTCCCCACCATCCAGAGACTTGGTGTCCCCCTCTGTACTTGGCCCTGCAGAGTTTACCCAGGGTGCCTGGGGTAAACCCGGCCACACAGCACTGCTGGCACTCAGCAGCACCCCCAAAGGATGGCGCCTGTTCCCAAGGAGAATTCAGGCTCCTGAGGAATCAGCGGGACCCAGGAACCCACAACTCCCCACTCTGGATCCCCTCACGGCCCTGGACTGTGTCCTCACCTGTGCCCCAGAAGCTGAGTCCCCTCCATGGCCTCAGGGTTCAGCCTTCAGCTGCCTGACCCCATGCCAGCTCCTGCACAGTCCTAGCTAAGCCTGGTCTTGCAGCCATAGCTctgcagggagctctgggggcATCTCCCTATGCAGAtctcagcacccctcccccagctcccccccTGCAGTGACAGTAAGGGGCTcgagggggcagggctggtggcagcttcctctctgctACAAGAAATTGTTTTCACAGACTTGAAAGGACCGGATCCTAAGGTCAGAAGtcagctcccttctccccacctccctgcggCTCCTCGGTCTCTTCCCTCCTGCTggccccctgcacccctgccccacATAAACCTGTCTGTCCATCCCAGAAATGGGCCCTCCAGATGTCCCTGTGAGCCAGGCCTCCGTTTCCGGTTCTCCAAAACCCATTTAAAAATCAGTGCACTCAGTTGTAGTGTGGCTGGAGTTTTAGCTTTTTATCTGCACTTTAAGTGCCTCAGAACGTGGCCCTGTGTGAGTCCACACACTTGACATTGAAGTAACACCCAGTCGGTGGCTAAAACAAGGTGGGTCATATATTGGAGAATGGATGTGGAGAACAGAAAGCCTAGACTCTTGCCTTTGCCCCTGTTCTCAGTGCTGCTCCAGGCAGGAGGAACTCCCAGCTTCTGCCCCACAAAG contains these protein-coding regions:
- the LOC105104596 gene encoding olfactory receptor 226, with translation MSAGGNHSEVTEFILVGFPGSLRLHVGLLVLFLPVYLLTVTENVLIIAVIRVSPLLHKPMYVFLGNLSFLEVWYVSVTVPKLLLSLVAPEFRRISFAGCMAQLYFFLALACTECALLGVMAYDRYVAICSPLRYPAIMSPRLCSLLATGSWLSGFAISVGKVFFISRLGYCGPNVMNHFFCDVSPLLNLACSDMSVAELVDFLLALLILLGPLLLTVSSYTAIISAVLRIPSATGRHKAFSTCASHLAVVVIFYSASLFIYARPRAIYSFDLNKLVSVVYTVLTPLLNPIIYCLRNREVKEALHRVVQGAAQTLGASS